Proteins encoded within one genomic window of Humulus lupulus chromosome 1, drHumLupu1.1, whole genome shotgun sequence:
- the LOC133789530 gene encoding L10-interacting MYB domain-containing protein encodes MGVRSRGGNDRLRTVWTPEMDRYFIDLMLEQVNKGNKFDDHLFSKRAWKHMAFLFNLKFKFQYEKDVLKNRHKTLRNLYKAVKNLLDQRGFSWDETRQMVTAENNVWDEYIKAHPDSRSFRIKTIPYYSDLCTIYRDAAPEPAGDSVLEGSLLSSDKLAIVVTQPSEVGDGDTLALHDIMIDEDYGITISEKDGELDVPQQAMVSSKGTTLNNRTRTYWQPPMDRYFIDLMLEQVQKGSRIDGVFRKQAWMEMIALFNSKFGINYDMDVLKNRYKTLRRQFNVIKNLLDLDGFVWDETRQMVTADDSVWQDYIKAHTDARQFMTRPVPYYKDLCVICDPSSDEKESSSGQGLEQQNDQDTRSPATSVSNGVNVIGDVKNKRQLESSLPQSKRFREKDEGMASAFREMATAVSSLSENKNTEENYSIPIETVIEAVQALPDMDEELVLDACDLLEDEKKAKTFMALDVKLRKKWLLRKLRPQA; translated from the exons ATGGGTGTTCGTTCCCGTGGTGGTAATGATCGACTGAGAACAGTTTGGACCCCTGAAATGGATCGGTATTTCATCGATCTCATGTTGGAGCAGGTCAACAAAGGGAATAAATTTGATGACCATTTGTTCAGCAAACGAGCATGGAAGCACATGGCTTTCTTGTTCAATTTAAAGTTTAAGTTTCAGTACGAGAAAGATGTTCTTAAGAATAGGCATAAAACGTTAAGGAATCTGTATAAGGCTGTAAAGAATCTCCTTGACCAGAGAGGCTTTAGCTGGGATGAAACTCGCCAAATGGTTACTGCAGAAAACAATGTTTGGGATGAGTATATTAAG GCACACCCAGATTCTCGTTCGTTTAGAATAAAAACCATTCCTTATTACAGTGATTTGTGTACGATATACAGAGATGCAGCCCCTGAACCAGCAG GTGACAGCGTGCTAGAGGGATCTTTGCTTTCGAGTGATAAATTAGCTATCGTAGTTACACAGCCAAGTGAAGTTGGGGATGGGGACACACTGGCTCTTCATGATATCATGATTGATGAAGATTATGGAATAACTATATCTGAAAAAGATGGTGAACTTGATGTTCCCCAACAGGCTATGGTGAGTTCGAAAGGAACCACATTGAATAATCGAACAAGAACTTATTGGCAGCCACCTATGGACCGGTATTTCATTGACCTCATGTTAGAACAGGTGCAGAAAGGCAGCAGGATTGATGGTGTATTCCGAAAACAGGCATGGATGGAGATGATTGCATTGTTCAATTCCAAGTTTGGAATTAACTATGACATGGATGTTCTTAAAAATCGGTACAAGACTTTGAGAAGACAGTTTAATGTTATCAAGAATCTACTTGATTTGGATGGTTTTGTTTGGGATGAAACTCGCCAAATGGTGACTGCTGATGACTCTGTTTGGCAAGATTATATCAAG GCTCATACGGATGCTAGACAGTTCATGACCAGGCCTGTTCCTTATTATAAAGATTTGTGTGTGATATGTGATCCAAGTTCTGATGAAAAAGAGAGCTCTTCTGGTCAAGGGTTGGAGCAACAAAATGATCAAGACACCAGGTCTCCAGCTACATCAGTTTCAAACGGTGTAAATGTCATTGGTGATGTTAAGAACAAACGTCAACTAGAGTCTTCCCTTCCTCAATCGAAAAGATTTCGGGAAAAAGATGAAGGAATGGCTAGTGCTTTTCGTGAGATGGCGACTGCAGTTTCTTCTCTGTCAGAAAATAAGAACACTGAAGAGAACTACTCCATACCGATAGAGACCGTGATAGAAGCAGTGCAAGCTTTGCCGGATATGGATGAAGAGCTTGTGTTGGATGCGTGTGATTTACTAGAGGATGAGAAAAAGGCCAAAACTTTCATGGCATTAGATGTTAAGTTACGTAAAAAATGGTTGTTGAGAAAACTTAGGCCACAAGCATAG